Proteins encoded in a region of the Acidobacteriota bacterium genome:
- a CDS encoding aspartate carbamoyltransferase catalytic subunit, which produces MNAHPEPAHVLGIEGLPLARIEQFLSLAAAFQKTPPPRMLTGKRLLLLFYEASTRTRTSFEVAARRLGAETVSVSAQASSIEKGESLLDTVYTLRAMAIDGIVMRHASSGAPRLVADHADVPVINAGDGMHEHPTQALLDGFTILRHRGSIAGLKVAIIGDILHSRVARSNILLLSRLGAELRLCGPRTLLPPEFAAYGKNVRLYGELEPALDGADVVMVLRIQMERMHESFFPSEAEYVSRFSVTAERLRAARPDALVMHPGPVIRGVEISAEVADSPQSVIREQVENGVLIRMAVLHTVLGAKR; this is translated from the coding sequence ATGAACGCTCATCCCGAACCAGCGCACGTTCTCGGCATCGAGGGCTTGCCATTGGCTCGCATCGAGCAGTTTCTCAGCCTCGCCGCCGCGTTCCAGAAAACGCCACCGCCGCGAATGCTCACCGGCAAGCGGCTGCTGCTGCTGTTCTACGAAGCCTCGACGCGCACCCGCACCTCGTTTGAAGTCGCGGCGCGGCGGCTGGGGGCCGAGACCGTCTCCGTCAGCGCCCAGGCCAGCAGCATTGAAAAAGGCGAGTCGCTGCTGGATACCGTTTACACCTTGCGCGCCATGGCGATTGACGGCATCGTGATGCGCCACGCCTCCAGCGGCGCGCCCCGGCTGGTGGCCGATCACGCCGATGTGCCGGTGATCAACGCCGGCGACGGCATGCACGAGCATCCCACCCAGGCGCTGCTCGACGGCTTCACGATTCTGCGCCACCGCGGCAGCATCGCCGGCCTGAAGGTGGCCATCATCGGCGACATTCTGCACAGCCGCGTGGCGCGCTCGAACATTCTGCTGCTGTCACGGCTGGGAGCCGAGCTGCGCCTCTGTGGCCCGCGCACGCTGCTGCCGCCGGAGTTTGCCGCCTATGGCAAAAACGTTCGCCTCTACGGCGAGCTTGAGCCCGCGCTCGACGGCGCCGATGTGGTGATGGTGTTGCGCATTCAGATGGAGCGCATGCATGAGAGCTTTTTCCCCAGCGAAGCCGAATACGTCAGCCGCTTTTCCGTCACCGCCGAACGGCTGCGCGCCGCCCGCCCGGATGCGCTGGTGATGCACCCCGGGCCGGTGATCCGCGGGGTGGAGATCAGCGCCGAAGTGGCGGATTCGCCGCAGTCGGTGATCCGCGAGCAGGTGGAAAATGGCGTGCTCATCCGCATGGCGGTGCTGCACACGGTCCTCGGTGCAAAACGATGA
- a CDS encoding dihydroorotase yields MNLILKNGRLFDPAQGLDQTGDVVVQGDRVRDLGTDIAAAGPGVLDCTGLIIAPGFIDLHVHLREPGFAYKETIASGTRAAAAGGFTAVCAMPNTNPVNDDAGGTAYLLQRARESGHARVYPIGAVTAGSEGEHLAGLGAMREAGAVAFSDDGRPVMNAQILRRALEYASMLGVPVIEHAEDLHLSAGGSMHAGAVALRLGLRGISSASEATMVARDLLLAEETGAHIHIAHVSTAASVRLLREAKTRGVRVTAEVTPHHCILCDEDATPYDTNFKMNPPLRTAADRAAVVAGLADGTLDAFATDHAPHAAHEKLQEFDRAPFGIIGLETALPLGLRLVETGQLSLARLVASLTSAPARAFGLPGGTLASGSLADLTVFDPAAAWTYDPAQGASLSRNSPFAGWKLRGKAIYTIVGGRVVYSARTPEL; encoded by the coding sequence ATGAACCTGATCCTCAAGAACGGCCGGCTGTTCGATCCTGCGCAAGGGCTGGACCAGACCGGCGATGTGGTCGTGCAGGGAGATCGCGTCCGCGATCTGGGCACAGACATTGCCGCCGCCGGCCCGGGAGTGCTGGACTGCACGGGGCTGATCATCGCGCCCGGCTTCATTGACCTGCACGTGCATCTGCGCGAGCCCGGCTTTGCCTACAAGGAAACCATCGCCAGCGGCACCCGCGCCGCCGCCGCGGGCGGCTTTACCGCCGTGTGCGCCATGCCCAACACCAATCCGGTGAATGATGATGCGGGCGGCACGGCCTATCTGCTGCAGCGGGCGCGCGAGTCCGGGCACGCGCGCGTGTATCCCATCGGCGCCGTCACCGCGGGGAGCGAAGGCGAGCACCTGGCGGGCCTGGGCGCCATGCGCGAGGCGGGTGCGGTGGCGTTTTCCGACGATGGCCGGCCGGTGATGAACGCCCAGATTCTGCGGCGGGCGCTGGAATATGCCAGCATGCTGGGGGTGCCGGTGATTGAGCATGCCGAAGACCTGCACTTGTCCGCCGGCGGCTCGATGCACGCCGGCGCGGTGGCGCTGCGGCTGGGACTGCGCGGCATCAGCAGCGCCAGCGAAGCCACCATGGTGGCGCGCGATCTGTTGCTGGCGGAAGAAACCGGCGCGCACATCCACATCGCCCACGTTTCGACGGCGGCCTCGGTCCGGCTGCTGCGCGAAGCCAAAACGCGGGGCGTGCGCGTCACCGCCGAAGTCACACCGCATCACTGCATCCTGTGCGATGAGGATGCGACGCCTTACGACACCAACTTCAAGATGAACCCGCCGCTGCGCACCGCCGCCGACCGCGCCGCGGTGGTGGCCGGCCTGGCCGATGGCACGCTCGACGCCTTCGCCACCGATCATGCGCCCCACGCCGCGCACGAGAAGCTGCAGGAGTTCGACCGCGCGCCGTTCGGCATCATCGGCCTGGAAACCGCGCTGCCGCTCGGCCTGCGCCTGGTCGAAACCGGCCAGCTGTCGCTGGCGCGCCTGGTCGCATCTCTCACCAGCGCGCCGGCGCGTGCCTTCGGCCTTCCCGGAGGCACGCTCGCCAGCGGAAGCCTCGCCGACCTCACCGTGTTCGATCCCGCGGCGGCGTGGACCTATGACCCGGCGCAGGGCGCCTCCCTCAGCCGCAACTCACCCTTCGCGGGCTGGAAGCTGCGCGGCAAAGCCATCTACACCATCGTGGGCGGACGGGTGGTTTACTCCGCTAGGACACCGGAATTGTGA
- a CDS encoding carboxypeptidase regulatory-like domain-containing protein, whose protein sequence is MAALLLTLAVSMGAQQAPPLGRSIYGTVLSALNQPIASAIVVLKNMKSNVIHNVITDERGAYAFHDLQPGASYQVYAEWQGHRSKTRTDSQYNPNPTVRLDLTIPVS, encoded by the coding sequence TTGGCGGCCTTGCTGTTGACGCTGGCCGTGAGCATGGGCGCGCAGCAAGCGCCGCCGTTGGGCCGCAGTATCTACGGCACGGTGCTCAGCGCCCTGAACCAGCCCATCGCCTCCGCCATCGTGGTCCTCAAGAACATGAAGTCCAATGTGATCCACAACGTGATCACCGATGAGCGCGGCGCCTACGCCTTTCACGATCTGCAGCCCGGCGCCAGCTACCAGGTCTACGCCGAATGGCAGGGCCACCGCAGCAAAACCCGCACCGACTCGCAATATAATCCCAACCCGACGGTGCGCCTGGATCTCACAATTCCGGTGTCCTAG
- a CDS encoding NUDIX domain-containing protein yields MSHHASSSGREFPQRPIVGVGVTVRRGNAVLLVERGHPPLEGLWSVPGGAVELGETTRAAAAREVEEETGIAIAVGRLLTVVDRLVRDASGQVQYHYVLVEYEASPLDTRAEPHAATDARQARWVEWPDLAQYALVPGLDEVLALVH; encoded by the coding sequence ATGAGCCATCACGCTTCTTCCTCTGGGCGAGAGTTCCCGCAGCGTCCCATCGTCGGGGTGGGGGTGACGGTGCGGAGAGGGAATGCTGTGCTACTGGTCGAGCGTGGCCATCCGCCGCTGGAAGGTTTGTGGAGCGTGCCGGGCGGCGCCGTCGAGCTGGGCGAGACGACGCGCGCCGCGGCCGCGCGTGAAGTGGAGGAAGAAACCGGCATTGCGATCGCGGTGGGCCGCTTGCTCACGGTCGTGGACCGCCTGGTGCGGGATGCCTCGGGCCAGGTCCAATATCACTACGTACTGGTTGAGTACGAAGCCAGTCCGCTGGACACGCGCGCCGAACCGCACGCCGCGACCGATGCCCGGCAGGCGCGCTGGGTCGAATGGCCCGATCTGGCGCAGTACGCCTTAGTCCCGGGGCTGGACGAGGTTTTGGCTCTCGTGCACTGA
- a CDS encoding YebC/PmpR family DNA-binding transcriptional regulator — protein sequence MSGHSKWATIKHKKAATDAKRGKIFTRLIKEIAIAAREGGGDAESNPRLRTAVLAAKAENMPADNIKRAIQRGTGELPGAVYEEFSLEGYGPGGVAVLMNVTTDNRNRTVSEIRHLMSKNNGNMGEAGSVAWMFKKRGSISVPKAAAAEDDLMATVLEAGADDMLDDGESWEVLTAPENFDSVLSAVKQQKIEPANAEVAMIPQNYIKLHGKDAEQMVKLLDAIDESDDVTQVYSNFDMDEAELASA from the coding sequence ATGTCCGGACATTCCAAATGGGCCACGATCAAGCATAAGAAGGCTGCCACCGACGCCAAACGCGGCAAAATCTTCACCCGCCTGATCAAAGAAATTGCCATTGCCGCCCGCGAAGGCGGCGGCGACGCCGAGAGCAACCCCCGCCTGCGCACCGCTGTGCTGGCGGCCAAGGCGGAAAACATGCCCGCCGACAACATCAAACGCGCCATCCAGCGCGGCACCGGCGAGCTTCCGGGCGCGGTGTACGAGGAGTTTTCGCTCGAAGGCTACGGCCCGGGCGGCGTGGCCGTGCTGATGAATGTCACCACCGACAATCGCAACCGCACCGTCAGCGAAATCCGCCACCTGATGAGCAAGAACAACGGCAACATGGGCGAGGCCGGCAGCGTCGCCTGGATGTTCAAGAAGCGCGGCTCGATTTCCGTTCCCAAGGCCGCCGCTGCCGAAGATGATCTGATGGCGACGGTTCTTGAGGCCGGCGCGGACGACATGCTCGATGACGGCGAAAGCTGGGAAGTGCTGACCGCTCCGGAAAATTTCGATTCCGTCCTCAGCGCCGTCAAACAGCAGAAGATCGAGCCCGCCAACGCCGAAGTCGCCATGATCCCGCAGAACTACATCAAACTGCACGGCAAGGACGCCGAGCAGATGGTGAAGCTGCTCGACGCCATTGACGAAAGCGACGACGTCACTCAGGTCTACTCCAACTTCGACATGGACGAAGCCGAACTGGCCAGCGCCTAA
- a CDS encoding beta-ketoacyl-[acyl-carrier-protein] synthase family protein, producing the protein MQFRRAVISGIGAVSPNGLGREAFWQATTAGASGIRRIDAFVEAQLPIEIGGYAASFEPRDYMDETELRHVSRVVPLLLAASGEALTDAGIDPAALRLDERRRMGVLIGSGGGALEFVERQFSLYFSGADRRCSVYTIPSATHGTIASEASMRFNLRGFSHLISTGCTSSTDALGYARQQIQCGTVDAVLCGGTDAPLSPLIVRAFHLMKILTTRWNQEPARASRPFSRDRDGFVLGEGSWMFVVEEREHARARGAHIYGEIAGYGSTCEAFHRVRLDESAEEPARAMTLALEDAGLAPQVIDYVNLHGTATVLNDRIETRAIKRAFGPAAYAIPMSSLKSLIGHPQGACGAAGVAATLLAIRDGTLPPTANLEAPDPDCDLDYVPQPGRKTAIRHALCNCIAFGSKNSALVLSAAEA; encoded by the coding sequence ATGCAATTCCGTCGGGCGGTCATCAGCGGAATCGGGGCGGTGAGCCCCAACGGGTTGGGGCGGGAAGCTTTCTGGCAAGCGACGACGGCAGGCGCAAGTGGAATCCGGCGCATCGACGCCTTTGTCGAAGCACAACTGCCGATTGAGATCGGCGGCTACGCCGCTAGCTTCGAGCCTCGGGACTACATGGACGAGACCGAGCTGCGGCACGTCAGCCGGGTGGTGCCGCTGCTGCTGGCGGCCAGCGGTGAGGCGCTGACGGATGCGGGCATCGACCCGGCAGCCTTGCGCCTGGACGAGCGCCGCCGCATGGGCGTGCTCATCGGCAGCGGAGGCGGCGCGCTGGAATTCGTCGAGCGCCAGTTTTCGCTGTATTTCAGCGGTGCCGACCGGCGTTGCAGCGTGTATACGATTCCTTCGGCGACGCATGGCACCATCGCCAGCGAAGCCTCCATGCGCTTTAATTTGCGCGGCTTCAGCCACCTGATTTCCACCGGCTGCACCTCCTCCACGGATGCGCTCGGCTACGCACGCCAGCAGATCCAGTGCGGAACGGTGGATGCGGTCCTCTGCGGCGGCACCGACGCGCCGCTCTCCCCGCTGATCGTGCGGGCGTTTCATCTGATGAAAATTCTCACCACGCGCTGGAATCAGGAACCGGCGCGTGCCTCACGCCCCTTCTCGCGCGACCGTGATGGCTTTGTGCTGGGCGAAGGCTCCTGGATGTTCGTGGTCGAAGAGCGCGAGCATGCGCGGGCGCGCGGCGCCCATATTTACGGCGAGATCGCCGGCTACGGTTCCACGTGTGAAGCCTTTCACCGGGTGCGCCTGGACGAGTCGGCGGAAGAACCCGCGCGCGCCATGACCCTGGCGCTGGAAGACGCCGGCCTCGCGCCGCAAGTCATCGATTACGTCAATCTGCATGGCACCGCGACCGTACTCAATGACCGCATCGAGACCCGCGCCATCAAGCGCGCCTTCGGCCCCGCGGCCTATGCCATTCCCATGTCGTCGTTGAAATCGCTCATCGGGCATCCGCAGGGAGCCTGCGGCGCCGCCGGGGTAGCCGCAACTTTGCTGGCCATACGCGACGGCACGCTGCCACCCACGGCCAACCTCGAAGCTCCCGATCCCGACTGTGATCTGGACTACGTGCCGCAACCCGGCCGCAAAACCGCCATCCGCCATGCCCTGTGCAACTGTATTGCGTTCGGATCGAAAAACTCCGCGCTGGTGCTCAGCGCCGCGGAGGCTTGA
- a CDS encoding methyltransferase domain-containing protein: MQLYCVRIEKLRAGAQRRGGLIAVRQQLAQELLDDDAGTPQEVNRSLAELWWINRHLGGLSSWRQLLHAAQIAPATWLDVGSGRGELAALLAQMSGAQVVMLDRRTSHLGASGCRVAGDALQLPFTDASFDVVTCNLFLHHFHGDMARQLLAEMRRVARRAVLINDLERAWIPYWFIRLLAARFSRITRYDGPRSVRQAYTAAELDQLAQPWPHKVLRLSHYRVGLILWCNRDL; the protein is encoded by the coding sequence GTGCAACTGTATTGCGTTCGGATCGAAAAACTCCGCGCTGGTGCTCAGCGCCGCGGAGGCTTGATCGCCGTGCGGCAGCAGTTGGCGCAGGAGCTGCTCGATGACGATGCCGGCACGCCGCAGGAAGTCAACCGTAGTCTTGCCGAGCTTTGGTGGATCAACCGCCATCTCGGGGGCCTGAGCTCCTGGCGGCAACTGCTGCATGCTGCCCAGATCGCTCCGGCCACATGGCTGGATGTCGGCTCAGGCCGCGGTGAGCTGGCAGCACTCCTGGCCCAAATGTCCGGCGCGCAGGTGGTGATGCTCGACCGCCGCACCTCCCATTTGGGCGCAAGCGGCTGCCGGGTCGCAGGCGACGCGCTGCAGCTCCCCTTTACGGACGCCAGCTTTGACGTGGTCACCTGCAACTTGTTTTTGCACCATTTTCATGGCGATATGGCACGGCAGTTGCTGGCGGAAATGCGGCGCGTCGCCCGGCGAGCGGTGCTCATCAACGACCTCGAGCGCGCCTGGATTCCTTACTGGTTCATTCGCCTGCTGGCAGCGCGCTTCAGCCGCATCACCCGCTACGACGGACCGCGCAGCGTGCGCCAGGCCTACACGGCCGCCGAACTCGATCAGCTTGCGCAGCCCTGGCCCCATAAGGTTCTGCGGCTGAGCCACTATCGCGTGGGTCTCATCCTCTGGTGCAACCGTGATCTATGA
- a CDS encoding NAD(P)/FAD-dependent oxidoreductase — translation MAWVSSSGATVIYDVAIVGAGPAGTSAALAATERGLTAVLCERSGFDDGRARDKVCGEFISAEAVPLLERWTPALLAQAPVIRQAHLVSSHGASAAFSLPQPARGISRLALDATLWRAAGQAGVSLRPRCAIADATPSGQGWLLRTATGEPLAARAVIWATGRQPATGGARWLGLKARFDGLPLRPEVELYSLRGGYCGVAPVENGWTNVCCLLRARLAPPPADSSDFLSWLARVEGSAALVARLRGAHQATPTVITAGITLGPRVALAGGHLMAGDASGFVDPFTGDGIARALFSGQLAAAAIAEGNTAGYATALRQASRASFRTGAGLRAAVLAPAWLQAALLPLCAHPALGRRLVAATRWRAGRDRR, via the coding sequence ATCGCGTGGGTCTCATCCTCTGGTGCAACCGTGATCTATGATGTCGCCATTGTCGGCGCCGGCCCGGCGGGCACGAGCGCGGCGCTCGCCGCCACCGAACGCGGCCTGACGGCGGTGCTCTGCGAGCGCAGCGGCTTCGACGACGGCCGCGCACGCGACAAGGTGTGCGGTGAATTTATCTCCGCCGAAGCTGTGCCGTTACTGGAGCGTTGGACGCCCGCGCTGCTTGCCCAGGCTCCCGTCATCCGCCAAGCGCACCTGGTCAGTTCCCACGGGGCCAGCGCCGCCTTTTCTTTGCCGCAGCCGGCGCGCGGCATTTCGCGCCTGGCGCTCGATGCCACTCTCTGGCGCGCCGCTGGACAAGCCGGCGTCAGCCTGCGGCCGCGGTGCGCCATCGCGGACGCTACGCCATCTGGCCAGGGCTGGCTATTGCGCACGGCCACCGGCGAGCCGCTGGCCGCCCGCGCTGTCATTTGGGCCACCGGCCGGCAGCCAGCCACCGGCGGAGCGCGCTGGCTGGGCCTTAAGGCCCGCTTCGACGGCCTGCCGCTGCGGCCGGAAGTCGAGCTCTACAGCCTGCGCGGGGGCTATTGCGGGGTGGCGCCGGTGGAGAACGGCTGGACCAACGTCTGCTGCCTGCTGCGCGCGCGGCTCGCGCCGCCCCCAGCGGACAGTTCGGATTTTCTATCCTGGCTCGCGCGCGTCGAGGGCAGCGCCGCTCTCGTGGCCCGCTTGCGCGGCGCACACCAGGCCACGCCCACGGTGATCACCGCCGGAATCACGCTCGGCCCGCGGGTGGCGCTTGCCGGCGGCCACCTCATGGCAGGCGATGCCAGCGGATTTGTGGATCCGTTTACCGGCGACGGCATCGCCCGCGCGTTGTTTTCCGGTCAGCTTGCGGCGGCGGCCATCGCGGAGGGAAATACGGCCGGTTACGCCACGGCACTGCGGCAAGCCTCGCGCGCCAGTTTCCGTACCGGCGCCGGGCTGCGCGCCGCAGTGCTCGCGCCTGCCTGGCTGCAAGCCGCGCTACTGCCTCTCTGCGCTCATCCGGCCCTGGGCAGGCGACTCGTGGCGGCTACCCGCTGGCGCGCCGGAAGAGACCGAAGGTGA
- a CDS encoding class I SAM-dependent methyltransferase: MADAKAHWQQVYAKGKPGERSWHRPHLECSLELIMRVAGPPDAAIIDVGGGDATLVDDLLARGYSRLTVLDIAPAALAAAQKRLGAAAERVRWLAADITTAPLEAAAFDIWHDRALFHFLTGADERHAYARQAHKAIKPGGFLMLRTFAPGGPFQCSGREVRRYDAAGLQAELGPQFVLEESGSERHVTPAGGVQPFTFGLFRRASG, translated from the coding sequence ATGGCGGACGCGAAAGCGCACTGGCAGCAGGTATACGCGAAGGGTAAACCCGGCGAGCGGAGCTGGCACCGCCCGCATCTGGAGTGCTCGCTGGAGCTGATCATGCGCGTGGCCGGCCCGCCGGACGCGGCGATCATCGACGTCGGCGGGGGTGACGCCACTCTGGTGGACGATCTGCTGGCACGCGGCTATTCCCGGCTGACGGTGCTCGATATCGCGCCGGCAGCACTGGCGGCGGCGCAAAAACGCCTGGGCGCGGCGGCGGAACGCGTGCGCTGGCTTGCCGCAGACATCACCACCGCCCCGCTCGAAGCCGCCGCCTTCGACATTTGGCACGATCGCGCACTGTTCCATTTCCTGACCGGCGCGGACGAGCGCCACGCCTATGCGCGTCAGGCGCACAAGGCCATCAAGCCAGGCGGCTTCCTGATGCTCCGTACCTTTGCGCCCGGTGGGCCATTCCAATGCAGTGGCCGCGAGGTCCGGCGCTACGATGCCGCAGGCTTACAGGCGGAACTCGGACCCCAATTCGTTCTGGAGGAGAGCGGCAGCGAGCGCCACGTCACCCCTGCGGGCGGCGTGCAGCCGTTCACCTTCGGTCTCTTCCGGCGCGCCAGCGGGTAG